A single region of the Salvia miltiorrhiza cultivar Shanhuang (shh) chromosome 8, IMPLAD_Smil_shh, whole genome shotgun sequence genome encodes:
- the LOC130998320 gene encoding uncharacterized protein LOC130998320, whose amino-acid sequence MPPRRAPRNQVDVEIEPPRRVEELFLKQSPPLFNGVGSPVDAEHWIRAMERIFDFLHCNAQEHLSCVAFQLTGSADFWWEAKRKAMTPQQLANLSWEDFKTEIYDKYIPKSYRKRKETEFYNLKQNKMSVTEYDRVFCDMSRYAPQQVDTDEKMSEKFRSDLRHEIKMALASHGDLTYSEALSRALDVEAAMPEDRPAQTQAQGANDRGKRKWEGNNNNNRGYYNSQDEKRPWQGNIVPQGQGQGQQTHLGSVGNNQGQLRAPVCPKCSKQHHGVCLAGSNTCFKCGKKGHFAKNCQGKAPGGIGRPNQSGQAQPLRAIQGQQLPYPPRQHQLAPRPPQPPQARAYALHKNNQGNNQGNLAGMGMLLKTPVVLLFDTGASHSFIASACVDTLELKQEKANQDMRISSPIGGVTTVTHVCSNLDLNIGSLNVVANNLHVIPMWDVDLILGMDWLAENYATILCKEREISFKYPGKDALSFHGISMGRNIPVISALQARKMMNKKDCRAFLVYLNGEAGTEGAIEDVEVVREYNDVFPDNLPGLPPNRQVEFTIDLEPGSVPVSKAPYRMAPRELEELKIQLQELLDLGFIRPSVSPWGAPVLFVKKKDGTLRICIHGPHE is encoded by the exons ATGCCTCCTAGACGTGCCCCAAGAAACCAAGTAGATGTAGAAATTGAACCGCCACGAAGGGTTGAGGAACTTTTCCTCAAACAAAGTCCGCCTTTATTTAATGGGGTTGGGAGTCCAGTGGATGCTGAACATTGGATTAGGGCGATGGAGAGGATTTTCGATTTCCTCCATTGTAATGCACAAGAACATTTGTCATGTGTTGCGTTCCAGCTGACTGGGTCTGCggatttttggtgggaggccaaaagaaagGCAATGACTCCTCAACAGTTGGCAAATTTgtcttgggaagactttaagacggaaATATATGACAAGTACATTCCAAAAAGCTACCGCAAGAGAAAGGAAACTGAATTCTACAACctaaagcaaaacaagatgtctGTAACAGAGTATGATCGTGTTTTCTGCGACATGTCCCgctatgctccacaacaggtggatactgatgaaaagATGTCGGAGAAGTTTCGTTCTGATCTTAGACACGAGATAAAAATGGCACTCGCCAGTCACGGTGATCTTACTTACTCTGAGGCACTCAGCAGAGCTCTGGATGTCGAGGCAGCTATGCCCGAGGATCGCCCAGCTCAAACTCAAGCTCAGGGAGCAAATGAtcgaggaaagagaaaatgggaaggtaacaacaataacaacagaGGCTATTATAACAGTCAGGACGAGAAGAGGCCTTGGCAGGGAAACATAGTGCCACAAGGGCAAGGACAAGGACAACAGACTCACCTAGGATCCGTTGGAAACAATCAAGGTCAACTTAGGGCACCTGTATGCCCAAAGTGCTCCAAACAACATCATGGTGTATGTCTGGCTGGCAGTAATACCTGTTTTAAATGTGGTaagaagggccattttgctaAGAATTGTCAAGGCAAGGCGCCAGGAGGAATAGGAAGGCCGAATCAGTCAGGCCAAGCCCAACCACTCAGAGCCATTCAGGGCCAGCAACTGCCATATCCACCACGTCAGCATCAACTTGCACCTCGCCCACCACAACCTCCTCAAGCTAGAGCCTACGCCCTGCACAAGAACAATCAGGGAAAtaaccaaggaaacctggcaggtatgggcatgctactcaaaaCACCTGTTGTACTTTTGTTTGACacgggtgcttcacattctttcattgcaagtgcatgcgTCGACACTCTAGAACTTAAACAGGAAAAAGCTAATCAGGATAtgagaatttcttcaccaataggaggggTGACGACAGTTACACACGTTTGCTCGAACTTAGAtttgaacatagggtcacttaATGTTGTAGCGAACAACTTGCATGTTATACCAATGTGGGACGTTGActtaatcctaggaatggattggctagcaGAGAACTATGCCACAATTTTATGCAAGGAACGGGAGATCTCATTCAAATATCCAGGAAAAGACGCTTTGAGTTTTCACGGGATAAGTATGGGTAGGAACATACCAGTCATTTCAGCCCTACAAGCGagaaagatgatgaacaagaaagactgcAGAGCTTTTCTTGTGTACCTAAACGGAGAAGCTGGAACAGAAGGAGCAATCGAAGATGTGGAAGTTGTACGAGAATACAATGACGTTTTTCCAGATAACTTGCCAGGACTACCACCAAATaggcaagtggaatttaccatTGACCTGGAACCAGGATCAGTACCAGTTTCAAAAGCACCCTACAGGATGGCTCCAAGGGAATTGGAGGAACTGAAGATCCAATTACAGGAATtattggacctaggtttcatcagacctagtgtatctCCGTGGGGAGCGCCAGTTTTGTTTGTTAAGAAGAAAGACGGCACTTTGAGAAT ctgtattcatggacctcatgaatag